In a single window of the Dinghuibacter silviterrae genome:
- a CDS encoding UDP-glucose dehydrogenase family protein, whose protein sequence is MRIAVVGTGYVGLVTGTCFAETGNTVTCVDIDKAKVEKLQGGTITIYEPGLDHLFLRNLKENRLHFTTSLAEGIKGAQIIFLALPTPPGEDGSADLSYVLGVSKELGKILDAYAVIVDKSTVPVGTADKVRAAIAANAKVEFDVVSNPEFLREGVAVDDFMKPDRVVIGSSSERANALMQQLYAPFVRQGNPIIYMDERSAELTKYAANAFLATKITFMNEIARMCERLDADVDMVRKGIGGDERIGKRFLFPGIGYGGSCFPKDVQALSRSADEVGYEFKILRSVMDVNQEQKTYLVPKVKRFFGGSLRGKKIALWGLSFKPNTDDIREAPALYIIDALLAEGAVVTAFDPEAMPGVKRMVGDKITFAENQYDALEGAEALVIATEWGAFRTPDFDLMETKLAQKVIFDGRNVFEGPLMASLGYYYESIGRRPVKP, encoded by the coding sequence ATGCGTATTGCCGTCGTTGGTACAGGATATGTCGGACTTGTCACAGGGACCTGTTTTGCAGAAACGGGGAATACAGTCACCTGCGTGGATATCGACAAAGCTAAAGTCGAGAAGCTGCAAGGGGGGACGATCACCATCTATGAACCCGGTCTGGACCACCTTTTCCTAAGAAATCTGAAAGAGAACCGCCTTCATTTCACGACCAGCCTGGCCGAGGGAATCAAAGGGGCGCAAATTATTTTCCTTGCCCTGCCTACCCCCCCGGGAGAAGACGGATCTGCGGATCTGAGCTATGTCCTGGGTGTTTCCAAGGAGCTGGGTAAGATCCTCGACGCCTATGCGGTGATCGTGGACAAGAGCACGGTCCCCGTCGGTACGGCCGACAAGGTTCGGGCAGCGATCGCGGCCAATGCCAAAGTCGAATTCGACGTGGTGTCCAACCCGGAATTCCTTCGCGAAGGGGTTGCCGTGGACGACTTTATGAAACCGGACCGGGTGGTCATCGGGTCGTCGTCGGAAAGGGCGAACGCGCTGATGCAACAGCTGTATGCGCCTTTTGTCCGCCAGGGGAACCCGATCATTTATATGGACGAGCGTTCCGCCGAACTGACGAAGTACGCGGCCAACGCCTTCCTGGCGACGAAGATCACGTTTATGAACGAAATCGCCCGTATGTGCGAACGCCTGGACGCGGATGTGGATATGGTGCGCAAGGGTATCGGGGGGGATGAACGCATCGGGAAACGGTTTCTTTTCCCGGGCATCGGGTACGGCGGGAGCTGTTTCCCCAAGGATGTGCAGGCGCTCTCGCGTTCGGCGGACGAAGTGGGGTATGAATTCAAGATCCTGCGCTCGGTGATGGACGTCAACCAGGAGCAAAAGACCTACCTGGTCCCCAAAGTAAAACGCTTTTTTGGCGGCAGCCTCCGCGGGAAAAAGATCGCGTTGTGGGGGCTGTCCTTCAAACCCAATACGGACGACATCCGGGAAGCGCCGGCCTTATATATCATCGACGCCTTGCTGGCGGAAGGGGCCGTCGTCACCGCCTTCGACCCCGAGGCGATGCCGGGGGTCAAACGCATGGTGGGGGATAAAATTACTTTTGCAGAGAACCAGTACGACGCCCTGGAAGGCGCGGAAGCGTTGGTGATTGCCACGGAGTGGGGTGCCTTCCGGACACCGGATTTTGACCTGATGGAGACGAAGCTGGCACAAAAGGTTATTTTTGACGGACGGAACGTATTTGAAGGACCTCTGATGGCTTCCCTGGGTTATTACTACGAAAGTATTGGCAGGAGGCCGGTTAAACCATAA
- a CDS encoding UDP-glucuronic acid decarboxylase family protein, with amino-acid sequence MQRKKRVLITGAAGFLGSHLCDRFIREGYKVVGMDNLLTGNIKNIEHLFPLEDFEYYHHDVTKFVHVPGDLDYILHFASPASPIDYLKMPIQTLKVGSLGTHNLLGLARSKGSRILVASTSEVYGDPLVHPQNESYWGNVNPVGPRGVYDEAKRFQESITMAYHTFHKLETRIVRIFNTYGPRMRLDDGRVLPAFIGQALRGEDLTAFGDGSQTRSFCYVDDLVEGIYRLLLSDYPHPVNVGNPDEITIKEFGEEILKLTGSKSKIIYKPLPQDDPKQRKPDITKAQELLGWMPAVSRSEGLKKTLAYFKEVI; translated from the coding sequence ATGCAAAGAAAGAAACGCGTTTTGATCACGGGTGCAGCCGGTTTCCTGGGCTCCCATCTTTGTGACCGGTTTATCCGGGAGGGCTACAAGGTCGTGGGCATGGACAACCTGCTCACGGGGAACATCAAGAACATCGAGCACCTGTTCCCCCTGGAAGACTTCGAGTACTATCACCATGACGTGACCAAGTTCGTACACGTTCCCGGTGACCTGGACTATATCCTGCACTTCGCCAGCCCCGCCAGCCCGATCGACTACCTCAAGATGCCGATCCAGACGCTGAAAGTGGGCTCCCTGGGGACGCACAACCTGCTGGGACTGGCGCGTTCGAAAGGATCCCGTATCCTGGTGGCGTCGACCTCCGAAGTGTATGGCGATCCCCTGGTGCATCCCCAGAACGAGAGCTATTGGGGAAATGTCAACCCCGTCGGTCCGCGCGGCGTATACGACGAAGCCAAGCGTTTCCAGGAGTCCATCACGATGGCCTATCATACCTTCCATAAGCTGGAAACAAGGATTGTCCGGATCTTTAATACGTACGGACCCCGGATGCGGCTCGACGACGGCCGTGTCCTGCCCGCCTTTATCGGACAGGCATTGAGGGGGGAAGACCTGACCGCCTTTGGGGATGGTTCCCAGACCCGTTCCTTCTGTTATGTGGACGACCTGGTGGAAGGCATTTACCGGCTGTTGCTGAGCGACTATCCTCACCCGGTCAATGTCGGTAACCCGGATGAAATCACCATCAAGGAATTCGGGGAAGAGATCCTGAAGCTGACCGGCTCGAAGAGCAAGATCATCTACAAACCCCTGCCCCAGGACGATCCCAAACAACGCAAACCCGACATCACCAAGGCCCAGGAGCTGTTGGGATGGATGCCCGCGGTTTCCCGGAGCGAAGGTTTGAAAAAGACGTTGGCCTACTTTAAAGAAGTCATATAA
- the rfbB gene encoding dTDP-glucose 4,6-dehydratase: MKILVTGGAGFIGSHVVRLFVKKYPAYQVYNLDALTYAGNLENLRDVESSPNYHFIKGDITDEAFINGIFAEHGFDHVIHLAAESHVDRSIHSPMDFVRTNVLGTAVLLNAVRTHWKDQMEGKLFYHVSTDEVFGSLTDQGFFTEETPYDPRSPYSASKASSDHLVRAYNHTFGIPAVVSNCSNNYGSHQFPEKLIPLMINNIMQGKPLPVYGKGENVRDWLWVDDHARAIDVIFHQGKPGDTYNIGGHNEWKNIDIVHLLCRIMDRKLKRSEGTSALLITYVKDRAGHDFRYAIDAGKLKRELGWVPSITFEEGLEKTVDWYIANEDWIEHVTSGAYQQYYTKQYGKH, from the coding sequence ATGAAGATACTCGTCACCGGTGGCGCCGGTTTTATCGGTTCCCACGTGGTCCGTTTGTTTGTAAAAAAATACCCCGCGTACCAGGTGTACAACCTGGACGCACTCACTTACGCCGGTAACCTGGAGAACCTCAGGGATGTGGAATCGTCGCCCAACTATCATTTTATCAAGGGCGACATCACCGACGAAGCTTTTATCAACGGCATCTTTGCGGAGCACGGCTTTGACCACGTGATCCACCTGGCGGCGGAAAGCCACGTGGACCGGTCGATCCACAGCCCCATGGACTTCGTACGGACGAATGTCCTGGGGACGGCGGTCTTACTGAATGCGGTACGGACGCACTGGAAGGACCAGATGGAGGGGAAGCTGTTTTATCACGTGTCCACCGACGAGGTCTTTGGATCCCTCACCGATCAGGGTTTCTTTACGGAAGAGACCCCTTATGACCCCCGTTCTCCTTATTCCGCGTCAAAGGCTTCTTCCGACCACCTGGTCAGGGCCTACAACCATACCTTCGGGATTCCGGCCGTGGTCAGCAATTGCTCCAACAACTACGGGTCGCACCAGTTTCCGGAAAAGCTGATCCCGCTGATGATCAATAATATCATGCAGGGCAAGCCGCTGCCGGTGTACGGGAAGGGCGAAAATGTCCGCGACTGGCTTTGGGTGGATGACCATGCCCGCGCCATAGACGTGATCTTTCACCAGGGCAAACCGGGAGATACCTATAATATCGGCGGCCACAACGAGTGGAAAAACATCGACATCGTCCACCTCCTTTGCCGTATCATGGACCGCAAGCTGAAACGGAGCGAAGGCACGTCGGCCTTGCTGATCACCTATGTCAAGGACAGGGCGGGGCACGACTTCCGGTACGCCATCGATGCCGGCAAACTCAAACGGGAGCTGGGCTGGGTCCCGTCCATTACGTTTGAAGAGGGTCTGGAGAAGACCGTCGACTGGTACATCGCCAACGAGGACTGGATCGAACACGTGACCTCCGGGGCATACCAGCAATACTATACGAAGCAATACGGCAAACACTGA
- the rfbC gene encoding dTDP-4-dehydrorhamnose 3,5-epimerase gives MPFFETGFEGLVVYEPRVFHDDRGYFFESYNQKVFEAEGFERTWVQDNQARSTYGVIRGLHFQHEPYAQTKLIRSLEGTILDVVVDIRKGSPTYGKVFAIELSAANKRQLLVPRGFAHGYSVLSETAEILYKCDNFYNKAAEGGIRYDDPSLNIDWKIPAEHAVLSTKDVELPVLAEAENHFA, from the coding sequence ATGCCCTTTTTTGAAACCGGTTTTGAGGGTCTGGTAGTTTATGAACCGCGCGTCTTTCACGACGACAGGGGATATTTTTTTGAAAGCTACAACCAGAAAGTATTCGAGGCGGAAGGTTTTGAGCGGACCTGGGTGCAGGACAACCAGGCGCGGTCGACCTACGGGGTGATCCGCGGGCTTCACTTCCAGCATGAGCCTTACGCCCAGACAAAGTTGATCCGGTCCCTGGAAGGGACGATCCTGGACGTTGTCGTCGATATACGCAAGGGCTCTCCCACTTATGGAAAGGTCTTTGCGATAGAACTATCGGCTGCCAACAAACGCCAGTTGCTGGTGCCCAGGGGATTCGCCCACGGGTATTCGGTGCTGAGCGAAACGGCGGAAATCCTGTATAAGTGCGATAATTTTTATAACAAGGCGGCCGAGGGCGGCATCCGGTATGACGACCCTTCTTTGAACATCGACTGGAAGATACCTGCGGAACACGCGGTTTTATCCACCAAGGATGTGGAGCTGCCGGTGCTGGCGGAGGCCGAAAATCATTTTGCATGA
- the rfbD gene encoding dTDP-4-dehydrorhamnose reductase has product MNILVTGAGGQLGSELRDLAEAHSDWTFHFFDRSDLPLDNAGLLAEAFDRVQPSVCINAAAYTAVDKAESEKEQAYAINGTAVGALALLCARYNALLLHVSTDYVFNGEGKQPYRETDPVSPLGVYGASKLEGERLALAAHKKVVIVRTSWVYSYYGKNFVKTMLRLLREKESIGVVADQLGRPTYARNLAKALLGIVAEYKQCSDNRFHGVYHYADRGEITWFDLASAVKELIQAPCVIHPLTTAQYPTPARRPAYSVLDTTRIEEAFDVDICDWKDSLRRCLARF; this is encoded by the coding sequence ATGAATATCCTGGTCACAGGGGCGGGCGGACAGCTCGGCAGCGAGCTGAGGGATCTGGCCGAGGCGCATTCGGACTGGACATTTCATTTTTTCGACCGGTCGGATTTGCCGCTGGACAACGCTGGCCTGCTGGCAGAGGCCTTTGATCGGGTACAGCCTTCGGTGTGCATTAACGCCGCTGCCTATACGGCGGTGGATAAGGCGGAAAGCGAGAAAGAGCAGGCGTATGCTATTAACGGCACCGCGGTGGGTGCGCTCGCGTTGTTGTGCGCACGTTATAACGCCTTATTACTCCATGTTTCTACAGACTACGTCTTTAACGGGGAAGGGAAACAACCTTACCGCGAAACCGACCCCGTTTCGCCCCTGGGTGTTTACGGTGCCTCAAAGCTCGAAGGTGAGCGCCTGGCGCTGGCGGCTCATAAAAAGGTCGTGATCGTGCGCACCTCCTGGGTGTACTCCTATTACGGGAAGAACTTTGTAAAAACGATGCTCCGGTTGTTGAGGGAAAAAGAATCCATCGGCGTAGTCGCCGACCAGTTGGGCCGTCCCACCTACGCACGAAACCTGGCCAAGGCGCTCCTGGGGATCGTTGCCGAATACAAACAGTGTTCGGACAATCGTTTCCATGGCGTGTATCACTATGCAGACCGTGGAGAAATCACCTGGTTCGACCTGGCGTCGGCCGTCAAGGAATTGATCCAGGCACCCTGTGTCATCCATCCCCTGACCACCGCGCAATATCCTACTCCTGCCCGCAGACCGGCTTATTCGGTCCTCGACACGACGCGTATCGAAGAAGCCTTCGACGTGGACATCTGCGACTGGAAGGACAGCCTGAGGCGTTGCCTGGCGCGGTTCTAA
- a CDS encoding SusD/RagB family nutrient-binding outer membrane lipoprotein → MNHSFRYRALLLLSLAGLGGCTKNFDKYNTDNTGLTSSQFQIGKVYPGIQTAIFGEENAYQLDQNLNADCYAGYMMSPDPFRGNINNLSYSLVDGWNQNPWNDAYTLAMGPINAIEKAGIPASAPDFWAIALILKVETMDRLTDKFGPIALSQVGLSVLSTPYDAQQSVYQQFFGELDTAVANLQAYIAANPGSKPFASFDLVYGGDYTEWLKFANSLRLRLAMHLTKIDVATAQAQAEKALAASGGLMSVPADNAAVSGGGYHNPLFVITTSWTDISMGAPVESYMVGYNDPRLPKYCSPATDSRFAGQYVGIRIGSAITAKPGYTGYSTLNPQTCVASAQPMLMMTAAEVWFLKAEAALRGWTGAGTAQTDYETGITTSMNQWGVSPGAYLTDATSTPANYTDPGNAANNATAASTITIAWNPAATNEQMLERIITQKWIAMFPEGQEAWTEYRRTGYPKLFPVVNNNSNGTIDSQIQIRRLAYPQNEYSTNNAAVTAAVKVLGGPDNGGSRLWWDVNKGNF, encoded by the coding sequence ATGAACCATTCTTTCAGATACCGTGCGCTCCTCCTGCTGTCTTTGGCGGGTCTGGGTGGCTGCACGAAGAATTTTGACAAATACAATACGGACAATACAGGCCTGACCAGCAGCCAGTTTCAGATCGGGAAGGTCTATCCCGGCATACAAACCGCCATCTTCGGAGAGGAAAATGCCTACCAGCTCGACCAGAACCTGAACGCGGATTGTTATGCGGGATACATGATGTCTCCCGATCCGTTCCGCGGCAACATCAACAACCTCAGCTATAGCCTCGTGGACGGATGGAACCAGAATCCATGGAACGACGCCTATACGCTGGCGATGGGCCCGATCAACGCCATCGAGAAAGCGGGGATTCCCGCCTCCGCCCCGGACTTCTGGGCCATTGCCCTCATCCTGAAAGTAGAGACCATGGACCGGCTGACCGACAAGTTCGGCCCCATCGCGTTGAGCCAGGTGGGTCTTTCGGTCCTGTCCACACCCTACGACGCCCAGCAAAGCGTCTACCAGCAGTTCTTTGGCGAACTCGACACAGCTGTCGCCAACCTCCAGGCGTACATCGCGGCCAACCCGGGGAGCAAACCCTTTGCGTCCTTTGACCTGGTTTACGGGGGCGACTACACGGAGTGGCTCAAGTTTGCCAATTCCCTCCGGTTGCGCCTCGCTATGCACCTGACAAAGATCGATGTCGCTACCGCCCAGGCCCAGGCGGAAAAAGCCCTGGCGGCTTCGGGTGGCCTGATGTCGGTTCCCGCGGACAACGCGGCGGTGTCCGGCGGTGGTTACCACAACCCGTTGTTTGTCATCACCACCAGTTGGACCGATATTTCCATGGGCGCACCCGTAGAGTCCTATATGGTGGGCTACAACGATCCCCGTTTGCCGAAGTATTGTTCCCCGGCCACGGATTCCCGTTTTGCGGGTCAGTACGTAGGCATTCGCATCGGGTCCGCGATCACGGCCAAGCCCGGATACACGGGGTATTCCACGCTCAACCCCCAGACGTGTGTGGCCAGCGCGCAACCCATGCTGATGATGACCGCGGCCGAGGTTTGGTTCCTCAAGGCGGAAGCCGCTCTACGCGGCTGGACCGGCGCGGGCACGGCGCAAACCGACTATGAGACCGGCATCACCACCTCCATGAACCAATGGGGCGTGTCACCCGGCGCGTACCTCACGGACGCCACGAGCACACCGGCAAATTACACCGACCCGGGCAACGCCGCCAACAACGCAACGGCAGCGTCCACGATCACCATTGCCTGGAATCCTGCCGCCACCAACGAGCAAATGCTGGAACGCATCATCACCCAGAAGTGGATCGCGATGTTCCCCGAGGGACAGGAAGCCTGGACGGAATACCGGCGCACCGGTTACCCCAAGCTTTTCCCCGTGGTCAACAACAACAGCAACGGCACGATCGACAGCCAGATACAGATCCGCCGTCTCGCCTATCCGCAAAACGAATACAGCACCAACAACGCCGCGGTTACCGCCGCCGTCAAGGTGCTCGGAGGCCCGGACAACGGGGGTTCCCGTCTGTGGTGGGACGTGAATAAAGGAAACTTCTAA
- a CDS encoding SusC/RagA family TonB-linked outer membrane protein: protein MSKVLTALLVFLFAYSAQAQEGTRKITGKVQEDGSNSPLPAATIQVKNKKIAAITNPNGQFTVTVPEGTVVLEVSSVGYVTKEVTVDGSMEFLTISLALDSKTLSNVVVTALGVRKTEKSVTYSTQQVSGGELTRVRTDNLMDALDGKVAGVTISPSSSGVGGSAKVILRGSRSAAGGNQPLYVIDGIPISNASNSNMQPNSTYGGATNVDGGDGISNLNPDDIESITILKGASASALYGSQAANGVIVITTKKGRVGHTQIQFSSLASMDNIAYKPKFQDGYGQTSAGATTSWGSKLSSGASDNLKDFFQTGDNFTNSISLSGGSDLAQTYFSYANTTARGVEPGNKLTRNNFNFRETGHFLNNRLTVDANISYITQEINNTPGMGLYFNPLTGLYLFPRGVDITPYKNNYEGAVGSNGAPTQNWPFNEDVQQNPWWIIHRNPNDGKRNRILINASAKYDFAPWLNVQVRGNVDRANDTYEQDLYAGTIGVLSQPNGQFLYTNQTLTSKYGDVLVNFSPAAFSGFKLDGLVGSSITDVNTIGSTLGPDINGNYTAPGLFIPNIFTGQNLVAANGGTAGSNDLALPNNHNQIQSIFANVNLSYKEWAYLTLTGRNDWSSNLAFTPNESYFYPSVGLSVILSQLLKLPSAINYLKVRGTYAQVGNTVPNYVTNPLAHFGTAGAVVLNSVAPFPTLKPEKTKSTELGADFRLLDNRLTASFTWYKSNTLNQFIQVTPSATTTFSKGYVNAGNIQNEGIEFMLGYDVVRASHFTWNTAFNGSTNQNKVIDVDAKDGINQFIITPNFNNSYESILSKGGSYGDIYGVTLQKNAQGQIMIGSGGLPLTNNGFNLIGNPNPKFQLGWSNTLTYKNLTFSFLIDGKFGGNVLSMTQAMLDQYGVSEVTGQARDAGAVKINGVGPNGIAVTTINPQTWYTTIGGRAGITGEYMYSATVVRLREAALGYTFPLKSTIVKNLRLSVTGRNLLYFSKKAPYDPELTMSTGNGLSGVDVFSQPATRNLGVNLNVTF, encoded by the coding sequence ATGAGCAAAGTGCTTACAGCCTTGCTGGTGTTCCTTTTTGCCTATAGTGCACAAGCACAGGAAGGGACCCGAAAGATTACCGGCAAGGTCCAGGAAGACGGAAGCAACAGTCCTCTTCCCGCCGCTACTATCCAGGTTAAAAACAAGAAAATCGCCGCCATCACCAATCCGAACGGTCAGTTCACCGTGACGGTCCCCGAGGGAACGGTCGTCCTCGAAGTCTCCTCGGTGGGCTATGTGACCAAAGAAGTCACGGTAGACGGTTCGATGGAATTCCTGACGATCAGCCTGGCCCTGGATTCCAAAACCCTTTCCAACGTCGTGGTCACGGCCCTCGGCGTACGCAAAACCGAAAAGTCGGTTACCTATTCTACCCAACAGGTGTCCGGGGGAGAGCTGACCCGGGTCCGCACCGACAATCTGATGGACGCCCTGGATGGGAAGGTCGCCGGGGTCACTATTTCTCCCAGCTCCTCTGGTGTGGGTGGCTCGGCCAAGGTCATCCTCCGCGGCAGCCGTTCCGCGGCCGGGGGCAACCAGCCGCTGTATGTCATCGACGGTATCCCCATCTCCAACGCCTCCAATTCCAACATGCAGCCCAACAGTACGTATGGCGGCGCCACGAACGTGGATGGGGGAGACGGTATTTCCAACCTCAACCCCGACGACATCGAAAGCATCACGATCCTGAAGGGCGCTTCGGCCTCCGCGTTGTATGGAAGTCAGGCGGCCAACGGGGTGATCGTCATCACCACCAAAAAAGGCAGGGTCGGGCATACCCAGATCCAGTTCTCTTCGCTGGCCTCCATGGACAACATTGCCTACAAACCCAAGTTCCAGGACGGATACGGGCAAACGTCCGCCGGCGCTACGACGAGCTGGGGTTCCAAGTTGTCCTCCGGGGCCTCCGACAACCTCAAGGACTTTTTCCAGACGGGGGATAACTTCACCAACTCCATCAGCCTGTCCGGGGGATCTGACCTCGCACAGACCTATTTTTCCTACGCCAATACCACTGCCCGGGGCGTGGAACCGGGGAACAAGCTCACCCGGAATAACTTTAACTTCCGGGAAACGGGGCACTTCCTCAACAACAGACTGACGGTGGACGCCAATATCTCCTACATCACCCAGGAGATCAACAATACACCGGGCATGGGTCTGTACTTCAATCCCCTGACCGGTTTGTACCTTTTCCCCCGCGGTGTAGACATCACCCCTTATAAGAACAACTACGAAGGGGCTGTTGGGTCCAACGGGGCGCCCACCCAAAACTGGCCGTTTAACGAGGACGTACAGCAAAATCCCTGGTGGATCATCCACCGCAACCCCAACGACGGCAAACGCAACCGCATCCTGATCAACGCCAGCGCCAAGTATGACTTTGCCCCCTGGCTGAACGTCCAGGTACGGGGGAACGTCGACCGGGCCAACGATACCTACGAGCAGGACCTGTATGCAGGTACCATCGGGGTCTTGTCGCAACCCAACGGTCAGTTCCTGTATACGAACCAAACCCTGACCTCCAAATACGGGGACGTGCTCGTTAATTTCAGCCCCGCCGCATTCTCCGGCTTTAAACTGGACGGGCTTGTGGGGAGCAGCATCACCGACGTCAATACCATTGGGTCGACGCTGGGACCGGACATCAACGGGAACTACACCGCCCCCGGTCTTTTTATCCCGAACATCTTCACCGGTCAAAACCTGGTAGCGGCCAACGGCGGCACCGCGGGCAGCAACGACCTGGCCCTGCCCAACAACCACAACCAGATCCAGTCCATCTTTGCCAACGTAAACCTCTCGTACAAGGAATGGGCCTACCTGACCCTGACCGGCAGAAACGACTGGTCTTCCAACCTGGCCTTTACGCCCAACGAGTCCTACTTCTATCCTTCCGTAGGGTTGTCGGTGATCCTCAGCCAGCTCCTCAAGCTGCCCAGCGCGATCAACTACCTGAAGGTGCGCGGGACGTATGCCCAGGTCGGGAATACGGTACCCAATTATGTAACCAATCCCCTGGCCCACTTCGGTACGGCAGGAGCGGTCGTCCTGAACTCGGTCGCGCCCTTCCCCACCCTGAAACCGGAAAAAACAAAATCCACAGAGCTGGGCGCCGACTTCCGGTTGCTGGACAATCGCCTCACCGCCAGCTTTACCTGGTACAAATCGAATACCCTCAACCAATTCATCCAGGTGACTCCCTCCGCGACCACCACGTTCTCGAAAGGGTATGTCAATGCGGGGAACATCCAAAACGAAGGGATTGAATTCATGCTGGGATATGACGTCGTCCGGGCGTCGCACTTCACCTGGAACACGGCCTTCAACGGGTCTACCAACCAGAACAAGGTGATCGACGTGGACGCAAAGGACGGGATCAACCAATTCATCATCACCCCCAACTTTAACAACAGCTACGAATCGATCTTGTCCAAGGGCGGCTCTTACGGGGACATCTACGGCGTCACCCTGCAAAAGAACGCGCAAGGCCAAATCATGATCGGCTCCGGTGGTCTTCCCCTGACCAACAACGGGTTTAACCTTATCGGCAATCCTAACCCCAAATTCCAATTGGGTTGGAGCAACACCCTTACATACAAGAACCTGACGTTCTCCTTCCTGATCGACGGCAAGTTCGGCGGCAACGTCCTGTCGATGACCCAGGCCATGCTGGACCAATACGGCGTGTCCGAGGTGACCGGCCAGGCAAGGGACGCCGGTGCCGTGAAAATAAACGGCGTTGGTCCCAACGGGATCGCCGTCACCACGATCAACCCGCAAACCTGGTATACCACGATCGGCGGACGCGCCGGCATCACCGGGGAGTATATGTATAGCGCCACCGTCGTCCGGTTGAGGGAAGCCGCGCTGGGGTATACCTTCCCCCTGAAGTCGACCATTGTCAAGAACTTACGGCTTTCCGTCACGGGCAGGAATCTTTTGTATTTCTCCAAAAAAGCGCCCTATGATCCCGAGCTGACGATGTCCACCGGTAACGGTCTTTCCGGGGTGGATGTCTTCAGCCAGCCCGCTACGCGCAACTTAGGCGTCAACCTAAACGTCACCTTCTAA